The stretch of DNA CTGATTTGGCTCTCTAAACCTGATTAATAGCAATGAGATAGATGAAAGAAACTATATATACGACTGATATACAATAAATTATCCGATATTTACTTGAAAAGAATATGTATCTCTATAGGTTTCGACTCTTGAATATTTAGGTTTCGATATTTAGGTATTTAAGATTTAAAATCATGTATATAACAACAAATATAAACACAAAATGCTTTCTTGTTTATTGACGTGTTTAGATTTGCAAATCAAAACACACACCGCAAACGTATAAATAAAAGTTAACTGTAAATATTCGATGGGTTGGAGCATACTATTTTCTCAAGACTCGCGTATTCTGAAACGTAGGTCTGGAAGCTTGAAAATACGCGAGTATTGGAGAGGTAAAAATGGGCTAACTCCTAAGACTATAAGAGAGTTAACCTCGAAAAAGAGCGTCAGAAAAACACTTCATTCAGAGAAAAACAAGAGTAAAAATAGGGCTATTTTGTGAAAAAAGAGGAGGAGAGACCTTCAAATCGGACGGCCTATCAAGAACAAATAGGACATTCTTGGCAAACTTTTTCCTACCACAAACCATCAAACCTGATAGTCAAAAAGAAGAGCACAAGAATATCTCAATGCTACATAAGGAAAAGAAAGGATTCTATGATGAATGCAAATTCGGGATAAACCAAACTACATAGTGGTTGTTGCACTCCTGAACACTCCTATCATCCGATGATCAAAAAGAGGAACCGAAAAACGCCTTAGTGCAGAATAAAGAAAATTAGTTCCTTCATCAAATCGCCAACCGACGTATTGGGATTATCCAATCCCTTACTTTTGGCATCTATCTCTCTAAGCTTATGAATAATGTGCATCGTCTTCGTGGCCGGATAGTTTCTCATTCCGATGAGATAGTCTTTCACACCCCACACCGATTTCAGGTCGAGAAACTTCGCAACCTCCGCCTCATTATTTTTATGGGGTGCATAATAAGCAATCATCAGATTTTGAAAATAGCTGAACAACAGCGGCAGAAATGCGAAGATAGATCCCGCCTTAGGATTCTTCTCGAAGTATTGTATAATCTGATTGGCCTTGAACACATTCCGATTGACGATGGCATCGCGAAGTTCAAAACCATTAAACTCTTTGCTCACCCCTATCTGTTGCTCTACCACGTCGGGTGTAATGAGCAGATTGTTCTCGGGCAACGAGATCAGGACCTTATCCAGTTCGGAGGTCAAGCGGTTGAGATCGGATCCAATATGTTCAGCGATCAACACGGCCGATTTATCGTCGATGCTTGCCTTTTGCAAGCTGAGATAGCCCTTGATGAAAGCAGGCAGTTCGTAATCACGTTTTTTCTTACTCTCGAACACCACCCCCACCGCTTCGGCCTTTGCCAAAATCTTCTTTCTCCGGTCGATGGTTCCGTTCTTATAGCAAACCACCAAGATGGTGGTAGCCACAGGATGGTCGAGATATTTATCCAAAGCATCGAGTGAGCGCATGGCCTGTGCTTCTTTCACTATCACCAATCGATATTCGGCCATCATGGGATAGCCCTTACAAAGGTCTGCCACCTGTACGGCATTCGTATCTGCCCCGAAGAGAACCGACTGATTAAAGTCGCGCTCCTCGGGCTTCAGCACCGTTTCTTCGATCAGATGAGAGATGCGATCGATATAATAAGCCTCCTCACCCATCAGGATATAAACAGGCGAAAAGCGGCGTGCCTTGATGTCGCGCAGGATAGAATCGGCCCCTAATGCAGGTCTTTTTTCTGCCATGAATGCTTGATTGGTTGCGTGTTGGGTGTTGAAGTTGTCGTGAAAACGCAACTATCGCCCGACATTTTTTCGTAACTTTGCACAAGAGAGTGAGCCAAACGGCACTTCATCGATTTGTTTTTGTTGCGTTTGCCTGCACTTTCATCGTACTTCAACATTGCAAAGATAACAAAATGTATTCACTAAACCTACCTTCCTATCCAATAAAAGTGTCCGGCACAAAGACACATCCCACCGTCTTCGATCCCCTCCGCAGCAAATACGTTGCTCTGACTCCGGAAGAGTGGGTGCGGCAACACTTCGTGCATTTTCTCATTCACCACAAGGGATATCCCCGCCTATTGATGGCCAACGAGGTGCCGCTGAGCATCGGAGACAAGCATCTTCGGGCCGACAGTGTGTTGTATGACAGCGAGTTGAAGCCACGAATGATTATCGAATACAAGGCCCCGAGCATTGCGCTCTCCCAAAAAGTATTCGACCAGATTACAGTTTACAATATGCTTTTGCACGTAGATTATCTCATCGTGAGCAACGGAAGGCAACACATTTGCTGCAAGATGGATTACCAGAACAACAGTTACTCCTTTCTCGAAGACGTGCCTCCCTACAGCGAGATATAGCTGTTGGAGGATGAGCCCTTTTTTCTCGCGCGTACATTATATATATAATAGATGAACATCATTGCATTTATGAAAAGATGGACCCTACCCAGCGGACTCGTCATCGGAGCCGCAGTCTATCTTCTTTTCTCAAGAATCGCCGTCCTACAGCCTGTGGGCGATGCCGTCGGGCCGTTTTTGGTGAAACTCCTGCCCATTGTTATCTTCATCATGCTCTACCTCACGTTCTGCAAAATCCGGATGGACGACCTGCGTCCACGCATCTGGCACTTCCTTCTTCAAGGCATCCGCGTGCTGATGTCGGGCACTCTGGTATTGTTCATCACTCAGACTGCCGAACCAATGACCCGACTTGTACTCGAAGGAGCTTTCATCTGCGTGATTTGTCCCACAGCGGCGGCGGCTCCTGTCATTACCGAAAAACTCGGCGGAAGCATTGCTTCGCTCACCATCTACACCATTGTTGCCAACGTGGTGACCTCTATCATCATCCCACTGTTCTTCCCGATGATAGAGAAAAGTGCCGAAATCACGTTCTTCACAGCCTTTGTCCTGATTCTTCGGCGCATCACTTTCGTATTGATCGTACCCCTTTGCCTGGCCCTTCTCACCCGGAAATTGCGGCCATCCATAGCCGCACGCATCAAAGAGATGAGGAACATTGCCTTCTATCTTTGGGCTTTCAATCTGGCCATCATCATGGGTCTCACCCTCCGCAACATTCTTTCCACCCATGTTTCCGGCACGATTTTAGCTCTCTTGCTGATATTGCCACTCTTCATCGCTCTGCTTCAATTCTCGATTGGCAAGGCCGTGGGACACCGATATGGCGACAGTATTAGTGCCGGACAGGCTCTCGGACAGAAGAATACGGTTGTAGGCATTTGGCTCACCATCGCCTTTCTCAACCCCATTGCCTCGATAGCACCCTGCGCTTACGTGGTTTGGCAAAACCTCATCAACGCCTGGCAGCTATGGTATAAACAGAAATACGGTGCACTGAGATGGTAAGACCTTTTTCTCGCTCTTCGTCTTACGCGCTAAAAGCTAAGAAAACGACTTGCAAAAACTAAGAAAACGCAGTGCAAAAGCTAAGAAAACGCAGTGCAAAAGCTAAGAGATGGGAGACAAGTATCGCAAACTATTGATGTACAGGAGTTTCGGACGAAACAGAGAAAGATGGAACCAGCCGAGAGAACAGCCATTCCGCGGGCTTCCGTTCCATGCTTGAGGTTCTTTCATAATATTCATTTTAATTTAAAACGATATGGCAATTGGCAAATGGATTGGCGGATTCTTAGGGTTTATCAGCGGCGGACCGCTCGGTGCCTTGGCAGGAATCGCCCTCGGATCACTCTTCGATCTGGGACTCGACAAAGTGAACACACCCGACAACTACGGCTCTACCTCCAACGGCAGGCAGACCAACGAACGCTTCTCTGCCCACCGTCACCACACTACTGATGCCCGGGAACAGGAGGGAGAACGCAACTCGTTTCTCTTCTCACTGCTCGTTCTGGCGGCCTACATCATTCGTGCAGACGGCAAGGTGATGCACTCGGAAATGGAAATGCTACGCGGTTTTCTGCGAAACAACTTCGGCACGGCGGCAGTCGGTCAGGGTGAACAAATCATCCTCCGACTCTTCGAGCAGCAAAAGCAGATGGGCGTCTATCAATTTGAGAATATCATCCGGCAGAGTTGTCTGCAAATCCGGGCTCACATGGATGGTAGCCGCCGACTACAACTGCTCAATTTCCTGGCCCTCTTGGCCCAAGCCGACGGTCATATAGATGCCACCGAGGTGCAGGCTCTGCGCAATGTGGCTCTGTGGATGGGTCTACATGCGGGCGAAGCGGATGCGATGCTCAACCTAAAAAAGACCGACCTCAACTCGGCCTATACCGTGCTGGGTCTCACACCCAATGCCACCGAGGCCGAAGTGAAAGCGGCCTACCGCAAAATGGCTCTTCAACACCACCCCGACCGGGTGGCTACGCTGGGTGAAGATGTGCGTAAAGCGGCAGAAAAGAAGTTTAAAGAGATTGCCGATGCCAAGGAACGAATCTACCAAGCACGTGATTGGGCGTAGATAATCAATAAATAGCAATCTAACACTTTTCAGGTGATAATTCTGCAAACATACGTTTTATTTCCTAATATTCATTAACAAGTGATACTCTTTCAAGGTGAAAGACGTATTTTTGCGTCGGTTTTTCAACCACTCATTATCAACTTAAAAATTAAAAAACGATGAAAAAGATGATTTTCAGTGCTGCTCTTTTCGTTGCGGCCATAAGCTTTGCCAATGCACAAGAGGCTCAGACCAAACAGAAAGAATGCTGCAAAACTGAGCAATGCACCCAGAAGAAAGACTGTGGTAAGAAGGAATGCGGCGACAAGGACAAGAAGGCTTGCGACAAAAAATGTTGCGACAAAGGTGCCTGTGACAAGAAGCCTTGTGATAAAAAGGCCTGCGACAAAGGTGCTAAGAAAGACTGCCAGAAGGGCGGAGCTAAGAAGTGCTGCAAAAAAGAAGCTGCTCAGAAGAAATAAGCACTGACCCTCGGTCATAGCCGAAAAGGTCTTTCGCCCGAAAGGCGTTGACCCAACAGGCTCTATCCACAAAAGACTCTACATCCCGACAGAGGGACTTGTAGAGTCTTTTTCTTTTATTGCTATCAACCGTTTGTCCTGATGTGCACGCCACGCCCTACCCTTCGGTCTGCTCTTCTGCCAAAATCGTGCACCGTAAGGGCTTTCTTCTCCACCTCCTCTTTTTCTCAATAAGTATTGTTGCCCTTTTCAAGAGAATCCCTTACCTTTGTATCATCATCCATATTTTACAATTATGACAAACATGGAACTTCATCAAGAGCTTTTCCGCCAGCTTGCTATCGTTGCGGGCGATGAGAATCTGATGCGCAAAACCATTGAGGCGATCAAGCGCATTGTTGGGAAGAAAGAGCAACAAGATACCACCAAGATGACTCGCGAGCAATTTATAGAACGCGTGAAACAAGCTGAACGTAGCAAGACTCTCCACTTTGAACATGTAGAAGACATCGACCAATACGTACGCAGTTTATGAGATACGACGTACAAATTAAGGAACAAGCTACTAAAGACCTCAAACGTCTTTTGCATAGTGAGCCAAAAGCTTACAACAAGGCATTGCAACTGATATCCGAACTCTATGAGCATCCCACCAGTGGAACGGGGCATCCCGAACCACTCAAGGGTTGTGGTGCCAATCGTTGGAGTCGGCGCATTACGCAAAAGCACCGATTGGTTTACGATATTCACATCACAGAAGTGGTGGTAGTGGTGCTGACGACTTTTGGTCATTACGACGACAAGTAGCCGTTGCCCATCTTCTCGCCTCGCTTCATTTTCATTACAATCAATCGTATTTGCCTTTCTTTTTCTCCTTGGAACAGAAAAGGCGTCTCTCTTCCTGAAACAAGCGTCCTATTTCACTCGACGCATAAAAGGCAAAGAAAAGAGGATAGGCCTATTTCGGCCCATCCTCTAAAGAATAAAACTGTTTTGCGCAATGTCTTCTTGACATGCCTTGTGGAGCTGGTGGGAGTCGAACCCACGTCCAAACAGGGAAACCATACGCTTTCTACACGCTTATTTCGGACTTCATTTTCGTGCATGGGCAAGACCCGAACCACCAACCCATGCCTT from Prevotella sp. oral taxon 475 encodes:
- the holA gene encoding DNA polymerase III subunit delta is translated as MAEKRPALGADSILRDIKARRFSPVYILMGEEAYYIDRISHLIEETVLKPEERDFNQSVLFGADTNAVQVADLCKGYPMMAEYRLVIVKEAQAMRSLDALDKYLDHPVATTILVVCYKNGTIDRRKKILAKAEAVGVVFESKKKRDYELPAFIKGYLSLQKASIDDKSAVLIAEHIGSDLNRLTSELDKVLISLPENNLLITPDVVEQQIGVSKEFNGFELRDAIVNRNVFKANQIIQYFEKNPKAGSIFAFLPLLFSYFQNLMIAYYAPHKNNEAEVAKFLDLKSVWGVKDYLIGMRNYPATKTMHIIHKLREIDAKSKGLDNPNTSVGDLMKELIFFILH
- a CDS encoding type I restriction enzyme HsdR N-terminal domain-containing protein codes for the protein MYSLNLPSYPIKVSGTKTHPTVFDPLRSKYVALTPEEWVRQHFVHFLIHHKGYPRLLMANEVPLSIGDKHLRADSVLYDSELKPRMIIEYKAPSIALSQKVFDQITVYNMLLHVDYLIVSNGRQHICCKMDYQNNSYSFLEDVPPYSEI
- a CDS encoding transporter; the protein is MNIIAFMKRWTLPSGLVIGAAVYLLFSRIAVLQPVGDAVGPFLVKLLPIVIFIMLYLTFCKIRMDDLRPRIWHFLLQGIRVLMSGTLVLFITQTAEPMTRLVLEGAFICVICPTAAAAPVITEKLGGSIASLTIYTIVANVVTSIIIPLFFPMIEKSAEITFFTAFVLILRRITFVLIVPLCLALLTRKLRPSIAARIKEMRNIAFYLWAFNLAIIMGLTLRNILSTHVSGTILALLLILPLFIALLQFSIGKAVGHRYGDSISAGQALGQKNTVVGIWLTIAFLNPIASIAPCAYVVWQNLINAWQLWYKQKYGALRW
- a CDS encoding DnaJ domain-containing protein; this encodes MAIGKWIGGFLGFISGGPLGALAGIALGSLFDLGLDKVNTPDNYGSTSNGRQTNERFSAHRHHTTDAREQEGERNSFLFSLLVLAAYIIRADGKVMHSEMEMLRGFLRNNFGTAAVGQGEQIILRLFEQQKQMGVYQFENIIRQSCLQIRAHMDGSRRLQLLNFLALLAQADGHIDATEVQALRNVALWMGLHAGEADAMLNLKKTDLNSAYTVLGLTPNATEAEVKAAYRKMALQHHPDRVATLGEDVRKAAEKKFKEIADAKERIYQARDWA
- a CDS encoding Txe/YoeB family addiction module toxin, with product MRYDVQIKEQATKDLKRLLHSEPKAYNKALQLISELYEHPTSGTGHPEPLKGCGANRWSRRITQKHRLVYDIHITEVVVVVLTTFGHYDDK